A genomic window from Schistocerca gregaria isolate iqSchGreg1 unplaced genomic scaffold, iqSchGreg1.2 ptg000818l, whole genome shotgun sequence includes:
- the LOC126322570 gene encoding uncharacterized protein LOC126322570 isoform X1 — translation MSEASDFVLYVGNLPHGISADSIRQLFLKKNIEAGQIDEKDGFAFVHMSSQEALDSACVDLKGLEMGGHVLKFEPAKGNGAVKRREQARRERSLTPNNTLFVVNFDPQTSTEQTLRDEFGKYGMVKQLQINKNYCFVHFNTTEEAERALNALHGSTLGGRQIIVEYSDRSPWSGRRRYLVRDMRHSMSRDHGSRYDRRSPSPRHRRSPSPGYYDRRRQTSYCVQGCRRSPTPPRFRSGRDRIEPYGHRDDMHFHRCDMRDDEYGYDDRYSREYDRREDHYHR, via the exons ATGAGTGAGGCTAGCGACTTCGTCCTCTATGTTGGTAATTTACCGCACGGTATTTCAGCCGATAGTATTCGTcagttatttttaaagaaaaacatcgaGGCTGGCCAAATTG ATGAAAAGGATGGATTTGCATTCGTTCATATGAGTAGCCAAGAGGCGCTAGACTCAGCATGTGTGGATTTAAAGGGTTTAGAAATGGGAGGACACGTACTCAAATTTGAACCTGCCAAAGGGAATGGGGCCGTAAAGCGACGTGAACAAGCAAGACGGGAGCGCTCTTTGACACCGAATAATACACTTTTTGTTGTTAACTTCGATCCGC AAACTAGCACGGAACAAACTTTACGCGATGAATTTGGAAAATATGGAATGGTGAAACAACTGCAGATCAACAAAAACTACTGCTTTGTTCATTTTAATACAACAGAAGAAGCTGAAAGGGCTTTAAATGCTCTGCATGGTTCAACT CTTGGAGGAAGACAAATCATAGTTGAGTATTCAGATCGCAGTCCATGGTCAGGGCGCAGGCGGTATCTAGTTAG GGACATGAGACACAGTATGTCTAGAGATCACGGTAGTAGGTATGACCGTCGATCACCATCACCGAGACATCGCCGGTCACCATCACCAGGATATTATGATAGAAGACGACAAACCTCGTATTGTGTTCAAGGTTGTCGTAGATC ACCAACACCTCCGCGTTTTAGGTCCGGTAGGGATCGAATAGAGCCCTATGGACACCGTGATGATATGCACTTTCATCGGTGCGATATGCGTGATGATGAATATGGATATGATGATAGATATAGTAGAGAGTATGACCGAAGGGAAGACCATTATCATCGCTGA
- the LOC126322570 gene encoding uncharacterized protein LOC126322570 isoform X2, with amino-acid sequence MSSQEALDSACVDLKGLEMGGHVLKFEPAKGNGAVKRREQARRERSLTPNNTLFVVNFDPQTSTEQTLRDEFGKYGMVKQLQINKNYCFVHFNTTEEAERALNALHGSTLGGRQIIVEYSDRSPWSGRRRYLVRDMRHSMSRDHGSRYDRRSPSPRHRRSPSPGYYDRRRQTSYCVQGCRRSPTPPRFRSGRDRIEPYGHRDDMHFHRCDMRDDEYGYDDRYSREYDRREDHYHR; translated from the exons ATGAGTAGCCAAGAGGCGCTAGACTCAGCATGTGTGGATTTAAAGGGTTTAGAAATGGGAGGACACGTACTCAAATTTGAACCTGCCAAAGGGAATGGGGCCGTAAAGCGACGTGAACAAGCAAGACGGGAGCGCTCTTTGACACCGAATAATACACTTTTTGTTGTTAACTTCGATCCGC AAACTAGCACGGAACAAACTTTACGCGATGAATTTGGAAAATATGGAATGGTGAAACAACTGCAGATCAACAAAAACTACTGCTTTGTTCATTTTAATACAACAGAAGAAGCTGAAAGGGCTTTAAATGCTCTGCATGGTTCAACT CTTGGAGGAAGACAAATCATAGTTGAGTATTCAGATCGCAGTCCATGGTCAGGGCGCAGGCGGTATCTAGTTAG GGACATGAGACACAGTATGTCTAGAGATCACGGTAGTAGGTATGACCGTCGATCACCATCACCGAGACATCGCCGGTCACCATCACCAGGATATTATGATAGAAGACGACAAACCTCGTATTGTGTTCAAGGTTGTCGTAGATC ACCAACACCTCCGCGTTTTAGGTCCGGTAGGGATCGAATAGAGCCCTATGGACACCGTGATGATATGCACTTTCATCGGTGCGATATGCGTGATGATGAATATGGATATGATGATAGATATAGTAGAGAGTATGACCGAAGGGAAGACCATTATCATCGCTGA
- the LOC126322567 gene encoding type-1 histone deacetylase 1-like encodes MSKKRVAYFYDNEVGNFYYGPNHPMKPHRMRMAHNLILNYGLYKKMYIYRPTPTPPSDITMFHTDDYINFMRTATPENLDEYQDQLSRFNIGEDCPVFHGLFQFCQLSAGGSIGGAIKLNHRDADIAINWAGGLHHAKKAEASGFCYVNDIVLGILELLKHHKRVLYVDIDVHHGDGVEEAFYTTNRVMTVSFHKFGEFFPGTGDIKDIGSGLGKYHSLNFPLLDGIEDISYETIFKPIMQTVMDRFRPEAICVQCGADSLTGDRLGCFNLTLHGHAMCISFLKSFGLPMLVLGGGGYTIRNVARCWTYETSVLLDTEISDKLPYNDYLEYYGPDYRLHIDPSNMPNKNTRGYLEKNMSELLENLKNMEHVPSVQQQEIPEDHPDIFQEEEDDDEWDPDVRPSKNPIPDGELSHSNDDQERRNQMCWYETEQEKDDFYHPPASTKITEKG; translated from the exons ATGTCCAAAAAACGAGTAGCCTATTTTTATGATA ATGAGGTGGGAAATTTCTACTATGGGCCGAACCATCCTATGAAGCCGCACAGAATGCGCATGGCACATAATTTAATATTGAATTATGGACTGTATAAAAAAATGTACATTTAT CGCCCTACACCCACCCCTCCCAGCGATATCACCATGTTTCACACAGACGATTATATCAATTTCATGCGTACAGCTACTCCAGAAAACTTAGATGAATATCAAGATCAGTTGTCTAGATTTAATATTGGCGAAGATTGTCCTGTTTTTCATGGTCTGTTCCAGTTCTGCCAACTAAGCGCGGGTGGATCCATAGGTGGTGCAATCAAGCTAAACCATCGCGATGCCGACATCGCGATTAACTGGGCTGGTGGTTTGCATCATGCTAAGAAGGCAGAAGCATCCGGGTTTTGTTATGTAAACGATATTGTGCTAGGGATTCTAGAGCTTTTGAAACATCACAAGCGTGTTTTGTATGTAGATATTGACGTCCATCATGGCGACGGAGTCGAAGAAGCGTTTTACACTACCAATCGTGTAATGACTGTTTCCTTTCATAAATTTGGTGAATTCTTTCCAGGGACCGGTGATATTAAAGACATCGGTTCCGGACTTGGAAAATATCATTCATTAAATTTTCCACTTTTGGACGGTATCGAGGACATTTCCTATGAAACGATTTTCAAGCCAATCATGCAGACGGTTATGGACCGATTCAGACCAGAAGCCATCTGCGTGCAGTGTGGCGCTGATAGCCTAACTGGAGATCGCCTTGGCTGCTTCAATCTGACACTTCATGGACATGCTATGTGtatttcatttctgaaatcttTCGGATTACCCATGTTGGTATTAGGCGGCGGTGGGTACACTATAAGAAACGTCGCGCGCTGCTGGACCTATGAAACTAGTGTTCTTCTAGATACTGAGATTTCAGATAAGCTTCCTTACAACGATTATCTCGAATATTATGGACCTGACTATCGTCTGCACATTGATCCCAGTAACATGCCCAATAAAAATACAAGAGGATATTTGGAGAAGAATATGTCTGAACTATTGGAGAACCTAAAAAACATGGAACACGTTCCaagtgtgcagcaacaagaaattcCTGAAGACCATCCTGATATCTTTCAAGAGGAAGAAGACGATGACGAATGGGATCCAGACGTTCGACCCTCCAAAAATCCAATACCTGATGGGGAGTTGTCACATAGCaatgatgatcaagaacgaagaaaTCAAATGTGTTGGTATGAAACAGAACAAGAGAAAGATGATTTTTATCATCCTCCTGCCTCAACAAAAATCACAGAAAAAGGTTAA
- the LOC126322564 gene encoding dnaJ homolog subfamily C member 11-like — MKSDQWSSDHENPEEVDYYATLGVNPNSSPSEIQKAFRKLASSFHPDRFHDSNQKQEASRRFKQVTDAYTVLNDPMKRKLYDQFGSSILSRMTALQLAKRPQCNESWMDNVIRYQRRQKLAYLQQRVNLVGSATAMIDVSRSLRNPRLETMSMKQTYWYPFQDHQTFLTIMVQKIIQKDKGKGDIHLSISHMVLNSLMVKAGVNMAWNQLAWKLSACHSGFANTVQKLSLSGDERGCSLSTGVDVYLSDHWTGSINITSGKSPMLKAELVRTGKSRQEQESKAKLNEFSWDTSISCRLKRNQVSLSTRSTRHINERSMIAFEASTSNSVVQSSSFSGLSQRLMMIQTWHLVAHYERTVSQLSKLHLGFTIAPHGVYMSLGFSRFGQTLSLPIAISPIPTLYSCFTAMSLPLLLAFLAQALWLEPRRAKKKKKREETERLKKQKQIQLSREQAKIDLDLIQREIDRKKEEEKKKGGLVILQAFYGQLKNVDQTFFYDQLPLYDLDQPPEYTAPPTTDTDVKKECIIDVTDALQYMVYHSQLKISPECNKASFLGFYDPCPGEEKWIEIVYLYKNEVHRAFLSDLEAVRLPLKSHKIVIE, encoded by the exons ATGAAAAGCGATCAATGGTCTTCAGACCATGAAAATCCTGAAGAAGTTGATTACTATGCTACATTGGGGGTAAATCCAAAT TCGTCTCCTAGTGAGATACAAAAGGCCTTTCGAAAACTGGCGAGTAGCTTTCATCCAGACAGGTTTCACGATTCGAATCAAAAGCAAGaggcgagtagacggtttaagCAAGTGACCGATGCCTATACGGTTTTGAACGATCCAATGAAGCGCAAGTTATACGATCAATTTGGCTCTAGTATTTTGTCTCGAATGACCGCTCTTCAGCTTGCGAAGAGGCCTCAGTGCAACGAATCCTGGATGGATAATGTGATAAGATACCAAAGGCGCCAAAAGTTGGCGTACCTTCAGCAGCGCGTAAACTTAGTGGGCTCGGCTACGGCTATGATAGACGTCTCTCGCTCCCTTCGAAATCCTCGCTTGGAGACCATGTCGATGAAACAAACCTACTGGTATCCGTTTCAAGACCACCAAACATTTTTAACGATCAtggttcaaaaaatcattcaaaaggACAAGGGAAAGGGAGACATTCACTTGTCCATAAGCCACATGGTACTCAACAGCTTGATGGTTAAGGCTGGGGTGAACATGGCCTGGAATCAATTGGCCTGGAAACTTTCCGCTTGTCACAGCGGATTTGCAAATACGGTTCAAAAACTGAGCTTGTCAGGCGATGAACGAGGGTGCAGTTTGTCTACGGGAGTTGACGTTTACCTGAGCGACCACTGGACGGGATCCATCAACATCACCTCGGGCAAGTCTCCAATGCTAAAGGCAGAACTTGTTCGAACCGGAAAAAGTAGACAAGAACAAGAATCTAAGGcaaaattaaatgaattttcttGGGACACGAGCATCTCTTGTAGGCTAAAAAGGAATCAGGTCAGCTTGTCTACGCGATCGACTAGGCACATCAACGAAAGGTCCATGATAGCATTCGAAGCTTCAACCAGTAATTCTGTTGTTCAATCATCGAGTTTTTCCGGGCTCTCTCAACGTCTAATGATGATTCAAACTTGGCACCTTGTCGCTCACTACGAACGAACCGTCTCCCAGCTATCCAAATTGCACCTCGGATTTACGATAGCGCCTCACGGCGTTTATATGTCTCTAGGATTCTCTCGGTTCGGACAGacgctttctttacccatcgcaatCAGCCCAATACCCACCCTCTACTCGTGTTTCACGGCCATGTCGCTGCCTCTGCTCCTGGCGTTTTTGGCGCAGGCCCTTTGGCTGGAACCGCGACgagctaaaaaaaagaaaaaaagagaggaaaCCGAGAGACTGAAGAAGCAAAAGCAAATTCAGCTCAGCAGGGAGCAAGCCAAAATCGACCTGGATTTGATTCAAAGGGAGATTGataggaagaaggaggaggagaagaaaaaagGGGGTCTTGTCATCTTGCAGGCCTTTTATGGCCAATTAAAAAATGTAGACCAGACTTTCTTCTACGACCAACTGCCACTGTATGACCTCGACCAACCTCCCGAATACACTGCACCTCCCACCACGGACACCGATGTCAAAAAAGAGTGCATCATTGACGTCACCGACGCATTGCAATACATGGTCTATCACTCCCAATTGAAAATTTCTCCAGAGTGCAACAAGGCTTCCTTTTTAGGGTTCTACGATCCATGTCCTGGGGAAGAAAAATGGATTGAAATTGTATATCTGTACAAAAATGAAGTTCATCGCGCTTTTCTCAGCGACCTGGAAGCCGTTCGCCTCCCGCTGAAATCCCACAAAATTGTCATCGAATAG